The Brachionichthys hirsutus isolate HB-005 chromosome 8, CSIRO-AGI_Bhir_v1, whole genome shotgun sequence genome contains a region encoding:
- the cstf1 gene encoding cleavage stimulation factor subunit 1 — translation MYRPKPTLKDRQHLYRLIISQLLYDGYTMIANNLMNEVKPESVVSPSEQLMQLAKTGMENDDSAVQYAIGRSDTVAPGVGIDLEFDADVQTMSPETSEYETCYVTSHKGPCRVASYSRDGQLIATGSADASIKILDTERMLAKSAMPIEVMMNETAQQNMENHPVIRTLYDHVDEVTCLAFHPSEQILASGSRDYTLKLFDYSKPSAKRAFKYIQEAEMLRSISFHPSGDFLLVGTQHPTLRLYDINTFQCFVSCNPLDQHTDTISGVSYNPSANSYVSCSKDGSIKLWDGVSNRCVTSFDKAHDGAEVCSAIFSKNSKYILSSGKDSVVKLWEISTGRTLVKYTGAGLSGRQMHRTQGVFNHTEDYVLLPDERTISLCCWDSRTAERKNLLSLGHNNIVRCIVHSPTNPGFMTCSDDFRARFWYRRTTTD, via the exons ATGTACCGACCCAAACCGACGCTAAAGGACCGGCAGCACCTTTACCGGCTCATCATCAGCCAGCTGCTGTACGACGGATACACCATGATCGCCAACAATCTCATGAACGAGGTGAAACCGGAGAGTGTGGTGTCGCCCTCCGAGCAGCTGATGCAGCTGGCGAAGACCG GGATGGAGAATGACGACAGCGCCGTCCAGTACGCCATCGGACGCTCGGACACGGTGGCGCCTGGCGTGGGCATTGACCTGGAGTTCGATGCTGATGTCCAGACCATGTCTCCGGAGACGTCTGAATACGAGACCTGCTACGTGACGTCTCACAAGGGGCCGTGCCGCGTCGCCTCGTACAGTCGCGACGGCCAGCTGATCGCCACCGGCTCTGCCGATGCTTCCATAAAGATCCTGGATACGGAGCGCATGCTGGCCAAGAGCGCCATGCCCATTGAG GTGATGATGAACGAGACGGCGCAGCAGAACATGGAGAACCACCCCGTGATCCGGACGCTGTACGATCACGTAGACGAGGTCACCTGCCTCGCCTTCCATCCGAGCGAACAGATCCTGGCGTCGGGCTCCAGAGATTACACCCTCAAGCTTTTTGACTACTCGAAGCCGTCGGCGAAAAGGGCCTTTAAATACATACAG GAAGCTGAAATGCTTCGCTCGATCTCCTTCCACCCTTCTGGGGACTTCCTGTTGGTGGGGACCCAGCACCCCACCCTCCGCCTCTACGACATCAACACCTTCCAGTGCTTCGTGTCCTGCAACCCGCTGGACCAGCACACGGACACCATTAGCGGCGTCAGCTACAACCCCAGCGCCAACAGCTATGTCTCCTGCAGCAAGGACGGCAGCATCAAGCTGTGGGACGGCGTCTCCAACCGCTGCGTGACCTCCTTCGATAAGGCCCACGACGGGGCCGAGGTCTGCTCCGCCATCTTTTCCAAGAACTCAAAGTACATCCTGTCCAGCGGCAAAGACTCTGTGGTCAAACTGTGGGAGATCTCCACCGGCCGGACGCTGGTCAAGTacacag GGGCGGGACTGAGCGGCCGCCAGATGCATCGCACGCAGGGCGTGTTCAACCACACCGAGGACTACGTGCTGCTGCCGGACGAGCGCACCATCAGCCTCTGCTGCTGGGACTCGCGCACGGCGGAGAGGAAAAACCTGCTGTCTCTGGGACACAACAACATCGTGCGCTGCATCGTCCACTCGCCCACCAACCCCGGCTTCATGACCTGCAGCGACGACTTCAGGGCCCGTTTCTGGTACCGCCGCACCACCACAGACTGA